Proteins found in one Exiguobacterium sp. 9-2 genomic segment:
- a CDS encoding isochorismatase family protein, with product MKQAVLVIDFQQELVDGNIEERPVYLKEQVAHVIEAVVLEADERNIPVVFIRDLDVAGGTGPGFAVHDSIPVPASSVTFDKAATNAFHGTPLLDHLRQASIEHLIVLGCKTEHCIDTAVRSATVHGFDVTLVADGHTTNGSDVLTPEQMIAHHNQVLHGHYNVEHFSIVRPSTEDVFTPIHNDYRT from the coding sequence ATGAAACAAGCGGTCCTAGTGATTGATTTTCAACAGGAACTCGTTGACGGAAACATCGAAGAACGTCCGGTATACTTAAAGGAACAAGTTGCGCACGTCATCGAAGCGGTCGTACTCGAAGCAGACGAACGGAACATCCCAGTCGTCTTTATTCGGGATCTAGATGTCGCTGGCGGAACAGGACCCGGTTTTGCAGTCCATGATTCGATTCCCGTTCCAGCGTCCAGTGTCACGTTTGATAAAGCAGCGACGAATGCGTTTCATGGTACCCCATTGCTCGATCATCTACGCCAAGCATCGATTGAACATCTAATCGTCTTAGGTTGTAAGACGGAACACTGCATCGATACTGCGGTACGCAGTGCGACAGTACATGGTTTTGATGTCACACTCGTTGCCGATGGACATACGACGAACGGTTCTGATGTATTGACGCCGGAGCAAATGATTGCCCACCACAATCAAGTCTTGCACGGTCATTATAACGTCGAACACTTTTCGATCGTTCGTCCGTCAACGGAAGATGTCTTCACCCCAATCCACAATGACTACCGGACATGA
- a CDS encoding short chain dehydrogenase has protein sequence MRILVVGASGTIGQAVVERLSERHDIIRAGRSGADVQVDITSEASIRAMYETVGSVDAVISATGGAHFGPLTDLTTELNQIGIDSKLKGQVNLVLLGLQSVRDGGSFTLTTGIMMDDPIRQGASAALANGGVKAFVHAAAIEMPRGIRINSVSPNVLIESLEKYGPFFRGFEAVPASRVATAFEKSVEGAQTGQNYEVY, from the coding sequence ATGCGAATTTTAGTAGTAGGAGCAAGCGGAACGATTGGACAGGCAGTCGTCGAACGGCTGAGTGAGCGGCATGACATCATTCGTGCCGGACGAAGCGGAGCGGATGTGCAAGTCGATATTACGTCAGAAGCAAGTATCCGAGCGATGTATGAAACAGTCGGTTCTGTTGATGCTGTTATCAGTGCCACAGGTGGCGCTCATTTTGGTCCATTGACGGACTTAACAACGGAGCTTAATCAAATCGGAATCGACAGTAAACTAAAAGGTCAGGTTAATCTGGTCCTACTTGGTTTACAGTCAGTACGAGACGGAGGAAGCTTTACGCTGACGACTGGCATCATGATGGACGATCCGATTCGCCAAGGCGCATCTGCTGCGCTGGCGAACGGTGGGGTCAAAGCGTTCGTTCATGCAGCGGCGATCGAGATGCCACGAGGCATTCGAATCAACAGTGTCAGTCCGAACGTACTGATTGAGTCGCTCGAGAAGTACGGACCCTTCTTCCGTGGTTTTGAAGCCGTTCCGGCGTCACGTGTCGCGACGGCGTTCGAAAAAAGTGTCGAAGGGGCACAGACGGGGCAAAACTACGAAGTTTATTAA